The Humulus lupulus chromosome 4, drHumLupu1.1, whole genome shotgun sequence genome has a window encoding:
- the LOC133831777 gene encoding abscisic acid 8'-hydroxylase CYP707A2-like, whose protein sequence is MELVTATSLLCFLAIFIVFISLIKSFSSKRNTLPLPPGTLGLPYVGETFQLYSQDPNVFFTSKQRKYGSIFKTHILGCPCVMISSPEAAKFVLTRAELFKPTFPASKEKMLGKQAIFFNQGDYHSKLRKIVLRAFTPDAIKYIVSDIETIAKDSLQSWEGRLINTYQEMKTFTFNVALLSIFGKDEILYREDLKRCYYILEKGYNSMPINLPGTLYHKSMKARKELAQILAQILSTRRQTKEDHNDLLGSFMGEKEGLTDEQIADNIIGVIFAARDTTASVLTWILKYLGENPSVLEAVTEEQRSILKGKDGENKECSLSWADTRKMPVTARVIQETLRVASILSFTFREAVEDVQYEGYLIPKGWKVLPLFRNIHHSPDFFPEPEKFDPARFKVAPKPNTYMPFGNGVHSCPGNELAKLEMLVLLHHLTTKYRWCVEGDQNGIQYGPFALPQNGLPIRLHTLS, encoded by the exons ATGGAACTCGTCACAGCCACCTCTCTCCTCTGTTTTCTGGCAATCTTCATCGTCTTCATCTCTCTCATCAAATCCTTCTCATCCAAACGCAACACTCTCCCTCTTCCACCAGGGACTCTTGGGTTGCCCTACGTAGGAGAGACCTTCCAGCTCTACTCCCAAGACCCAAATGTCTTCTTCACCTCAAAGCAAAGAAA GTATGGCTCCATCTTCAAAACCCACATCTTGGGTTGTCCCTGCGTCATGATTTCGAGCCCAGAAGCAGCCAAATTCGTGCTGACCAGGGCCGAACTGTTCAAGCCCACATTCCCAGCTAGCAAGGAGAAGATGTTGGGGAAACAAGCCATCTTTTTCAACCAAGGTGATTACCACAGCAAGTTGAGAAAGATTGTCCTCCGCGCTTTCACCCCGGACGCCATCAAGTACATCGTCTCCGACATCGAGACCATAGCCAAGGACTCTCTCCAGTCGTGGGAGGGTCGCTTGATCAACACCTATCAAGAAATGAAGACA TTCACTTTCAACGTTGCTCTGCTCTCCATATTTGGAAAAGACGAAATCTTGTACAGAGAGGATCTGAAACGGTGCTATTACATCCTCGAAAAGGGTTACAATTCAATGCCCATAAACCTCCCCGGAACACTCTACCATAAATCCATGAAAGCAAGAAAAGAGCTTGCTCAGATCTTGGCTCAAATCCTCTCCACCAGAAGACAGACCAAGGAGGACCACAACGACCTTCTGGGTTCTTTCATGGGCGAGAAAGAAGGGCTTACAGACGAACAGATCGCCGATAACATCATCGGAGTGATCTTCGCAGCTAGGGATACTACTGCCAGTGTATTGACTTGGATTCTCAAGTACCTTGGAGAAAACCCTTCAGTTCTTGAAGCTGTCACT gaagagcaacgatccatatTGAAGGGGAAAGATGGTGAGAATAAGGAGTGTAGTCTTAGTTGGGCAGACACAAGGAAGATGCCGGTCACTGCTAGAGTCATTCAAGAGACACTTCGAGTTGCTTCCATTTTATCTTTTACTTTCAGAGAGGCTGTGGAGGACGTTCAATATGAAG GATATCTTATACCAAAAGGGTGGAAAGTGTTGCCCCTTTTCAGAAACATTCATCACAGCCCTGACTTCTTCCCTGAGCCTGAGAAATTTGACCCTGCTAGGTTTAAG GTTGCACCAAAACCCAATACATACATGCCATTTGGAAATGGGGTCCACTCATGCCCAGGGAATGAGCTAGCCAAGCTGGAAATGCTGGTTCTTCTCCACCATCTAACTACAAAGTACAG GTGGTGTGTTGAGGGTGATCAGAATGGTATTCAGTACGGCCCTTTTGCTCTTCCCCAAAATGGGTTACCCATCAGATTGCATACCCTTTCTTGA